The following are encoded together in the Daucus carota subsp. sativus chromosome 5, DH1 v3.0, whole genome shotgun sequence genome:
- the LOC108223383 gene encoding uncharacterized protein LOC108223383 gives MAVTAPIHAASSPWLPEDDLLLINSLEAGASPESLAKGAVRFSRSFTFREILDRWHLLLFNPDVSPQASSGMMELELSGPSSLSKISRPDNAKGSGVNAKRKRVSIRRQYNAMRKRLRSELFNSNDIGFLEPNMHDSGCVGDFHEHATLNSGPGVTNCMLHDSDHLGLQDSDFEILNQVFPQEGEDVGTTTVVDNPGNVYQTQCQNLIDGNRSVANTREDNLFGFPENVSPLLGDDGRRLFESNVGHKTDSHILTDVSMDFGKITNSNIQVPLQELPNNKHFEADNGHMERSLPFPSTNEPPQTGSGFAGRHIGSPDSDGSVSLQSMGFSSSMPGLPLWKTMEDISAPAMPVHMHNGEISPGVEGTLALPGNNEQRGKSPSGFDIVQSGPLLRDSDNGNCFSSGAISEGEFVDLSETLLNFPTEDEIMFMNVDGKDKMDKSSDDNIHSLIVSSGGDVKEGGSGNIELNELNNVEPCTSLAPTACRGFSSPCAMESENISSPVTDVRQQCILPSVMNIASTSVVDPDYSQLNEENICCVLNTEDREIPCNDDIFLLIHPTSSFAPARKVYTTDPIDPASSADERDNERGVNLANAKDPAGSHAAKGTYKLTESFHNLPSAQVPDIKSLNLKPGEVGKTIRDITQHRSAVATNVPTAYTTDRVPEQDVIKAEPRVSDNPSTSRELALVAEAGSVEIALPNSADNASSSVQDDSESEYDVPYSSDIEAMILEMELGPHDKNSHSIRQDEDAKKKIIRLEQCAQASLQRMMTSHGALAFLYGRHLKHYIKKPEVLLGRSTDDVDVDIDLRNEGRANKISRRQATIKMETNGSFFLKNLGKSSILVNGKAVASEKSLCLSSSSLIEIKGMSFVFEINHKYVRRYLDTIIKGANLRTANTNGRLDRKRDGSS, from the exons ATGGCGGTGACAGCCCCAATTCACGCTGCTTCGTCGCCGTGGCTCCCTGAAGATGACCTCTTGCTGATAAATTCACTCGAG GCTGGTGCTTCTCCTGAATCACTTGCTAAAGGAGCTGTGCGATTTTCTCGTAGTTTTACCTTTCGCGAAATACTAGACCGGTGGCATTTGCTTCTTTTTAATCCTGATGTTTCTCCTCAAGCTTCTTCTGGGATGATGGAGCTTGAACTATCTGGTCCCAGTTCTTTATCAAAGATCAGTAGGCCAGATAATGCTAAGGGTTCAGGAGTGAATGCAAAGAGGAAAAGGGTAAGCATTCGCAGGCAATATAATGCCATGCGGAAGAGACTTCGGAGTGAGCTCTTCAACTCCAATGATATTGGCTTTCTTGAACCTAATATGCATGATAGCGGTTGTGTGGGTGATTTTCACGAGCATGCCACTCTTAATAGTGGGCCTGGGGTTACGAATTGTATGCTTCATGATTCCGACCATCTCGGACTTCAGGATTCAGACTTTGAAATCCTCAATCAGGTTTTTCCTCAAGAAGGAGAGGATGTTGGTACTACCACCGTTGTTGATAATCCTGGAAATGTATATCAAACTCAATGTCAGAATCTAATTGATGGTAACCGTTCAGTTGCAAATACGAGGGAAGATAATTTATTTGGCTTCCCTGAAAACGTTTCCCCCTTGTTAGGAGATGATGGCAGACGATTATTTGAATCAAATGTTGGACATAAAACTGACTCACACATATTGACTGATGTCTCAATGGATTTTGGAAAAATCACTAATTCTAATATTCAAGTCCCTTTGCAAGAGCTTCCAAATAATAAACATTTTGAAGCTGATAATGGTCATATGGAAAGATCGCTACCCTTTCCTTCAACAAATGAACCCCCACAGACAGGCTCTGGGTTTGCAGGAAGGCATATTGGTTCGCCCGATTCAGATGGTAGTGTGTCATTACAATCAATGGGTTTTTCATCTTCGATGCCAGGACTCCCTCTTTGGAAAACAATGGAAGATATATCAGCACCTGCTATGCCAGTCCATATGCACAATGGGGAGATAAGTCCGGGTGTTGAAGGGACATTGGCACTTCCAGGAAACAACGAACAAAGGGGGAAGAGCCCATCAGGGTTTGATATTGTACAATCAGGTCCCCTGCTGAGGGACAGTGACAATGGTAACTGTTTTAGTTCTGGGGCCATCTCTGAGGGTGAATTTGTTGACCTTTCAGAAACCCTTCTGAACTTCCCGACTGAGGATGAGATAATGTTTATGAATGTTGATGGgaaagacaaaatggacaagtCTAGCGATGATAATATTCATTCATTGATTGTTAGCTCTGGTGGTGATGTTAAGGAAGGTGGGTCGGGGAATATTGAGCTTAATGAGTTGAACAATGTTGAACCTTGTACATCATTGGCTCCAACTGCTTGCCGTGGGTTTAGTAGTCCATGCGCTATGGAATCAGAAAACATTAGTTCGCCTGTTACTGATGTTCGGCAGCAATGTATTTTACCTTCTGTAATGAACATAGCTTCAACATCAGTGGTAGATCCTGACTATTCCCAACTTAATGAAGAAAATATATGCTGCGTGTTAAATACCGAGGACAGAGAAATTCCATGcaatgatgacattttcttGCTCATTCATCCAACATCATCTTTTGCTCCTGCACGGAAAGTGTATACAACTGATCCTATTGATCCGGCATCATCTGCCGACGAGAGAGACAATGAACGGGGTGTAAACTTGGCAAATGCAAAAGATCCTGCAGGATCTCATGCGGCAAAAGGGACATATAAGTTGACAGAATCATTTCATAATCTTCCTAGTGCTCAGGTTCCTGATATTAAAAGTTTAAATCTTAAACCTGGTGAAgttggcaagacaattagagacATAACTCAACATAGATCTGCTGTGGCAACAAATGTCCCTACTGCATATACCACTGATAGAGTGCCAGAGCAGGATGTCATTAAAGCTGAACCAAGG GTATCAGACAACCCTTCTACATCCAGGGAACTGGCCCTAGTTGCAGAAGCAGGCTCTGTTGAAATTGCTCTCCCGAATTCAGCTGACAATGCCTCTTCGTCGGTTCAGGACGATTCTGAGAGCGAATATGACGTGCCTTATTCTTCTGATATTGAAGCTATg ATACTTGAAATGGAGTTGGGTCCACATGATAAAAATTCACATTCTATTAGACAAG ATGAGGATGCTAAGAAGAAAATCATTAGACTTGAACAGTGTGCTCAAGCATCATTGCAGAGAATGATGACATCTCACGGTGCACTAGCATTCTTGTATGGACGGCATTTAAAGCATTACATCAAGAAACCTGAG gTACTGCTTGGAAGATCAACAGATGATGTGGATGTTGATATTGATTTGAGGAATGAAGGTCGAGCAAACAAAATATCTAGAAGACAG GCAACTATCAAGATGGAGACAAATGGGTCTTTCTTCTTAAAAAATCTTGGTAAAAGCTCAATTTTAGTAAATGGCAAAGCGGTTGCAAGTGAAAAGTCTCTGTGTTTAAGCTCAAGTTCTTTGATCGAG ATAAAGGGAATGAGTTTCGTATTTGAGATAAATCACAAGTATGTGAGGCGGTATTTGGACACCATCATCAAAGGAGCCAACTTAAGAACAGCAAATACAAATGGTCGCCTGGACAGGAAACGTGATGGGAGCTCTTGA
- the LOC108219858 gene encoding uncharacterized protein LOC108219858, with amino-acid sequence MKVSEEEDINNIKHLVQSLLSSIPKAQIFKGKWSSIAEKLSDLNLHLSDLSDFPANSLSAPLLLSLSATLSDALSLSALSHSPSLPAGKLKTQNDIDSVSSRLSRHVDDIDILIKSGVLQDDAVSTPVSKRESVRVSSRSLITRLQIGSDDAKISAIESLNDLLQEDDKNVLIAVAQGIIPVVLRLLDSNSSPQLKENAVVLISRVSVLDSSKHVLIAEGLTLIQDLIRVLESGSGFAKEKACIVLEALSQTKENARAISSRGGIFTLLDICQGGTPNCQAVAASVLRNLSGFAEIREIFSEENGVLVLLGVLASGTIQAQENVIGCLCNLCLDDERLKLFVVKEGGVEFVMNYWDSVSNVRGLEVAVEFVRCLVSCHPIAEVIVSSGLLGRIVLVLNCNVLGVRVAAARAVYDMGYDMKTRKELGECGCIAPLVRMLDGKAVEEKEAAAKALAMLMGYAGNRRIFKKEERSIVSTVQLLNPLLKNFDRKYAVSILSSFVHSKRCRKQMIASSALVYLPKVVDMDVEGAKKLLESLGRRKLWGVFTGP; translated from the coding sequence ATGAAAGTCTCTGAAGAAGAAGACATCAACAACATCAAGCACCTCGTCCAATCTCTCCTCTCCTCGATTCCCAAGGCACAGATATTCAAAGGCAAGTGGTCCTCCATCGCCGAAAAACTCTCCGATCTCAACCTCCATCTCTCCGACCTCTCCGACTTTCCCGCCAACTCTCTCTCCGCACCgctcctcctctctctctccgcCACTCTCTCCGACGCCCTCTCTCTCTCCGCTCTCTCCCACTCCCCATCTCTCCCGGCCGGCAAGCTCAAGACCCAGAACGACATCGACTCGGTGTCGTCTCGGCTCAGCCGCCACGTCGACGACATCGATATTTTGATCAAGAGCGGGGTTCTCCAGGACGACGCCGTTTCAACCCCCGTTTCTAAACGAGAGTCGGTTCGGGTCAGCTCCAGGAGCCTGATAACCAGGTTACAAATCGGGTCCGACGACGCGAAAATATCGGCGATAGAGTCGCTGAACGACCTTCTCCAAGAAGATGATAAGAACGTGTTAATCGCGGTGGCGCAGGGCATCATTCCCGTGGTCCTGCGCTTACTGGATTCAAACTCGTCCCCTCAGCTTAAAGAAAACGCCGTCGTTTTGATTTCTAGGGTTTCAGTTCTTGATTCAAGCAAGCATGTTTTAATTGCAGAAGGGTTGACTTTAATTCAAGATTTGATTCGGGTCCTCGAATCGGGTTCCGGATTTGCCAAAGAAAAAGCCTGTATTGTCCTTGAGGCCTTGAGTCAAACCAAGGAGAATGCAAGGGCAATTTCGTCAAGAGGTGGGATTTTCACCCTTCTTGATATCTGTCAAGGTGGGACCCCCAATTGCCAAGCTGTTGCTGCTAGTGTGTTGAGGAATTTATCTGGGTTTGCTGAAATCAGGGAGATTTTCTCGGAGGAAAATGGGGTTTTGGTGCTGTTAGGGGTTTTGGCTTCCGGGACGATACAAGCGCAGGAAAATGTGATTGGGTGTTTGTGTAATTTGTGTTTGGATGATGAAAGGTTGAAGCTTTTTGTTGTGAAGGAAGGCGGGGTTGAGTTTGTAATGAATTATTGGGATTCTGTTTCGAATGTTAGGGGTTTGGAGGTTGCGGTTGAGTTTGTTAGGTGTTTAGTTTCGTGTCATCCGATTGCTGAGGTTATTGTTTCGAGTGGGTTGTTGGGTAGGATTGTATTGGTTTTGAATTGTAATGTGTTGGGAGTGAGAGTTGCAGCTGCTAGGGCTGTTTATGATATGGGATACGATATGAAAACGCGAAAGGAGTTGGGGGAATGTGGGTGCATTGCGCCTTTGGTGAGGATGTTGGATGGTAAAGCTGTCGAGGAGAAGGAAGCAGCTGCTAAAGCATTGGCAATGCTTATGGGATATGCTGGAAATCGAAGAATTTTTAAGAAGGAAGAGAGGTCGATAGTTAGTACTGTCCAGCTTTTGAATCCTTTACTAAAGAATTTTGATAGGAAATATGCTGTTTCTATATTGTCATCGTTTGTTCATTCAAAGAGATGTCGTAAACAGATGATTGCTTCGAGTGCTCTTGTGTATTTGCCTAAGGTTGTGGATATGGATGTCGAGGGTGCAAAAAAGCTCTTGGAAAGTCTTGGCCGGAGAAAACTCTGGGGTGTTTTTACCGGACCTTAG
- the LOC108220180 gene encoding ubiquitin-conjugating enzyme E2 27 yields MVDIARVQKELQECNKDKDSSGISVKLKGGNSLTHLVGSIPGPLATPYEGGTFLIDIVIPDGYPFEPPKMQFVTRVWHPNISSQSGAICLDILKKEWSPALTIKTALVSIQALLSAPEPDDPQDAVVAQQYLKDYQTFANTARYWTEAYAKSSSVGIEEKVRRLVEMGFPEVMAKDALDAVGGDENAALEKLCS; encoded by the exons ATGGTGGACATAGCAAGGGTGCAAAAAGAGCTTCAAGAATGCAACAAAGACAAAGACTCATCTGGAATCAGTGTTAAACTCAAAGGGGGAAACTCTTTAACTCACTTGGTTGGCTCTATTCCTGGCCCTCTTGCCACTCCTTATGAAGGTGGCACTTTCTTGATTGACATCGTTATTCCTG ATGGGTATCCTTTCGAGCCTCCGAAGATGCAGTTTGTTACCCGAGTTTG GCACCCAAATATAAGTAGTCAGAGTGGAGCTATATGCTTAGATATCCTGAAGAAGGAATGGAGCCCAGCTCTTACCATTAAAACTGCTCTTGTTTCAATCCAAGCTTTACTCTCTGCCCCCGAACCTGATGATCCACAGGATGCCGTGGTAGCTCAACAG TATCTTAAGGATTATCAGACCTTTGCAAACACAGCCCGTTACTGGACAGAAGCTTATGCAAAATCATCATCTGTGGGGATTGAAGAAAAG GTGCGAAGACTAGTGGAGATGGGGTTCCCCGAAGTCATGGCGAAGGATGCCCTGGATGCTGTGGGCGGAGATGAAAATGCAGCTCTTGAGAAACTTTGTTCCTAG